A window of Onychostoma macrolepis isolate SWU-2019 chromosome 24, ASM1243209v1, whole genome shotgun sequence genomic DNA:
atttaataattatgTCCGGCAGAGAGACAGTGCGAGCCATTGAAAGAATGTGGTCACTCCTCAATCATCGTCGACTGTGGGTGTGATGGTCACCCCTCTCCTGATCTGACCCCATCCGATCAAACTAGAGAAGAGAAACAAGTCAATGACTGTACAAACTGCATTCATGAAAAGTGgaaaatataaatcataaaacaagtttCTGATCTAACTGTGCATGATTCATTGATGCACGTTATTCCGCTGAATAAAAATGTGCTCACCGCCAATGTTTCTCCACTCTGCGACTCAAGGCGATCTTCTCCCCCACCTCTGTGCACACAGGGTTAGTGAGCACAATCTTGGCCAAATCAGCTTTCACTGCACTCACACGGCCTCCTGTAGACAGCGAGCCAATGTTTACCATCAGCACCTCATTCTTCGACAGCTTCTGAACCTGTTGGCCAAATAAGTATGAAAATCAAAAACTGTAATAGCATTCAAAATAGAGCAAAAGTACAGTGAAATCAGAATCCttattaattagtgctgtcaaatcaattaattgcgattaatcatattcaaaataaaagtctgcgTTTATGTactgtgtgaccctggaccacaaaaccagtcataagggtaaattttttgaaatggagatttatacatcttctgaaatttttgtaatatttggccaagtattaaaaaaaacaaacaaaaaaaaacaatattgagaaaatcgcatttaaagttgtccaaatgaagttcttaatgcatattactaatcaaaatgaagttttgatatatttacagttgaaaatttacaaaatatcttcatggaacatgatctttacttaatatcctaatgatttttggcataaaagaaaaattggtaattttgacccatacagtgtattgttaggtatcgctacaaatataccccagcgacttatgactgtttttttggtccagggtcacatatgcgcGTGTAttcatttctaaatatatacacgtgtgtgtgtgtgtgtatatatatatatatatgtatatgtattaacATGCAtagtacaaacacacatataatatgtaaacaaaacctttattttggatccaatttattgcgattaatcgatttgacagcactattattaatataaaagaaactaattataaacattacatacaacaattcaaaagttttgggtcagtCATATTTGGtttaagtaaaacaaaattatcAAAAGAATCAGAatcaatgctgaaaatgtacaaatgtatATGACTGTGTCCTAACCAGATGGAATGTAAGATTTCAGCAACAAGCAATTTGTCCGTATCAGATGTGACAAAGTTAATCAAATATCACAGCAAATCAGGTATATCAGCCAATTAGCAGCTCTCTTCGAACTGCACTTGCCGCAAAATAGATAAcccaattaattaaattaaaaattaaacccTTTATAACTATTAAAAGTATATACTGAGTAACTGAAACCATTTTCTGTCATAAGATACACATTGGCTCACTGATTTCAtagtttaaacattattttattttcaaggtCTGAATGGTAAACTATCTGTCTCTGTGGCTTTCAGCAAGGCTATCAGTGTCACGCAAAATGATCGAACTCACATTAAACccatttaacattaaataaagcGCATAATCAGTATCTGAGATTTGTGTCATAGTTTGTATGTTCTCGTACCAGCTGCGGCGTCACAAATAGAAACAGCATCTAAAACAGAATCCCTTGTCGCTTGAAGCATATAACCTAACAGTTGGTTAGGACAAAAACCATTAAATCTTGTCACGTCTGGTTAGAACAGTGTAATGGTTTCCaccaaaaacattaattaacattttcaaCTTTgacccaaaaaaataaataaaactgtagtAATGACTGttgaaaactcagctttgccatcacaggaataaattacattttttagaatatatccaaatagaaaataatatgtTTGAACATactatttaaaactgtaataatatttcacaatattaatgtttattaactgtgtttttgatcaaataaatgcagcctctgtgatatttctttcaaaaacaaacaaacgaaatCTTACAGACCCAAATCTTTAGCAACAATATGCATATTATGTCTGTTGTGCTAGAATTAAGCTTGAAATAACACCATTATGAAGCTTAAGCATTAAGAGTGGACTACatgaaacaaaactaaattctCATCTCATTCATAAGGATGTTGAAAAACAAAGTTAACATTTGTTTTGAtaatacaacaataaaatctTTACCTTGGCTGCCTTCTTGTCACCCTCAGTGCGCACACCAAGCAGCCTTCTTAAAAGGAAGTAGGAGATCTCAAGCTCTGTGAAGATCTCAGGAAGAGCCCCCACAGCACCGAGGACCTGGCCCACCATACGATCTGCTCTGCACAGTGTGGGGTCAATCTTGGTGCCAACACCTGCAAAAGACAATGTGCgtaacaaacattaaataatgtaacaataacacacacaattagaagactgcagtaatgttTAAGTCTGCATACCAATAAGGCCACCAGGAGCAGCATACTGGAGGTCATTATGTTCAGCAAACAGGGAGACAATTTTGGAGAAGATAGGTTTGCACATTAGTTTCCCTTCATGGTCCTTAGAAACAATACCTGGTCTGACCTCAATCTCCTGTCCAACCTTGAACCAAAATAAACAGAGAAGAACAGCATGAAAAGAGGAACAGAAATAGCAACAGCAAAGCAGAAGCCTGATAGTCTTACAATGAAAGTGCTTTAGGAATTGTGGGACGGTGGAAAAATACTTGGCATAAATTGGATCAAACAATTCCAAAGTTACCTTCAGGACTCCTTTGAGGATACTTCCTCCAGCTACACCACCTTTCAGATCATCTACTTCACAGCCAGGCTTATTGACATCAAATGACCTGATTACTGTTGGGGGAAATAAGAACAGTCGCTCATCTAAACTTTGCCACAGAGCACAGCGAGTCCTCTTTAGTAATATTGAGGGTCTCTTACCAATAAGGCGAGGCTCAGAGGTGAAGTCGCGGACAGGCACAGGGATCTTATTTACAATGTACTCGCAGACAACCTCAATGTTGTACTTGAGCTGGGCTGAGATCGGGATGATTGGAGCTCCCTCTGCTACTGTGCCTataggaaaataaatcaaaggAAAAATCTTATTATAATGTGACAGTTTTTAAATCAGTCTATACTCATCCAGGGCATTTAGAGGACACATAAAAGAGTAACAGAATGTCCATGTTATTGGATAGTTCGCTCAAAATTACCATTGTGTCATCATCTACTCATCCTCATGTAATAGATTTGAATTGACAGTATTTTGGAGTTTTTGTTGGATTTGTATGTCGGAGGTCCTGACAGACCGACTTACTTTGAttatatgaaagaaaaaaagatccagaattttcaaaaacaaaaatttaaaacttgtgttcaacagaaaaagCAAAGTCACACAAGTCAAACGatatgagagtgagtaaatgaggaCCAATTTTggattttggatgaactatctgTTTCCAGTTTCAATTTCAGGCAAAGAAGTCTTTGGCAAGAAAAACTTTGCCAGACGCATTTAGAATTAGATCAAATGCAACAGTAAAGTCTTTCAGAATGTTACAgtaaatttctatttcaaataaatgcaatttttaacattgacaataatgagaagaaatgtttcttgatcaccaaaggggtcatgaactgagaaatcaaaatccCCATGATCTTTTGATATTTAAGAGATCCTGACAtgctgtaagtttcagaactcaaaactctcgttagtctaaaaacagattatattgaagccagtctgccaaaacTCTGCATCttcagaagaagatcaacgGCTGCTtcttagtgttgtcaaaagtaccggCTGTGATACCATTCggtactgaaatttaaaaataaaagtacatattCCGGTAACATTTGAGCCCTTATGAACGGATTCTTAAACAGCGCTGATTGGCCATAGTGTTCACGTGCTCAATAGATAGCCTAtgactgtgattggctacaatgATCATCGGCTTTCAAATGCTCCCCGTGTGCTTCTGTGTGAGCCGCGCTCGGTGAAGAGCGTGAAGCAATGATCACTGAAGCCAATCACAGTCATATCTGTTGAGCGTGTGAACACATTGGCCAATCAGATCTGTTCAAGAATCCACTCAACAGCGCTCAAACGTTAGCTGGAAatggatgtttttaaaatttcaggaTAACGCGGtcagtacttttgacaacactactgcTTCTACagcgctgcctgtttagccccgcccactgattcgcacacatagtgtaaatagcaagGGAGGCAAACGTAGGTCTACACAGAAACCAAACTATACACTTTATTTGATGAACCACATCAGTAAAAACTctgtcctttgttcacttcattttaccctggattcgtttacaaacaaggcacaattcatTGTTGAGTATTTACtgagtatttatgcatttttaaactgtaggctgtcaaacatacacaactgttagccaatcataccAGTGAgcgtttacttccgagtctacaatcctATAGCCGCCTAATACATCTTAATTATGTTGGGGgtttttttatgtaaacatCTTGATAACATtgtaagtggacctcagagaaccgtacaaaataaaaaaacaaaggcagttcatgtataaaaataactaacaaaaaccaacaaacatttgaacagtagcaTGTACACTTCTCCCAAATTCATAATCGGCAATGATACTGTTATGGTCTCCTGTTCAACTACCAGCAAATCCATGACAATTCAGAATAGCACGAAAGCTAAATCTCTTACCCTGCACAAAAGCCAGGATCTGTTCATACTGCTCTTTGGCCTGACTCTCTTTCACCAAGTCGATTTTATTCTGCAGAATCAGTATGTGCTTGAGCTTCATGATCTCAATGGCAGCCAAATGCTCTGACGTCTGTGGCTGAGGGCATGATTCATTGCCAGCTGAAAGAGTAAAGAAGGTCATTAGCCACTCATACAACATGATAACAGCTGTGTTCATTATTTGCAAGTCAAAAACCACAACAGGTTGCAAGGTAAACACTCACCGATTAGGAGCAGCGCAGCATCCATGACAGCAGCACCGTTTAACATGGTGGCCATCAAGATGTCGTGACCCGGGCAATCCACAAATGAGACATGtctaaaaagacaaaaagaatCAGGATGTGTGGGGAAACCAACGCTTGGATCACAAAAACTGAATATGGAGATTGCATATATGGAAATAACACATTGAttagaccagtggttctcaaagtgGGGCACAGGAAAAAATAAAGCAGTGGCAAAAGTGCCTTTTATAAAGTGGCACCGAATGCCAATTCCTCTGAATCTTTCTTCTTCAGACTTGGTACCATTTGACGTAGAAGAACCTTGCCATACTAGAAAAACATCTCTTCAGCGGATGGCATCACAAGCTGCTATTGTGAACTTGCCACCCCCCTTCAAGAGCAACACacacaccgtgtctacaccagacAAAACCATTGTTGCTTTGCATCGCATCAGCTAAAAGCCATCTAAACTGGATGTGACAAAGCGACTGTTGCAAATCCATTTGCCAGTTCACATGATTAACTGCATATACATCATTCATTTTTAggtttaatatacatttatactaatgtaaaacaaacaaacaccaaaGCCATGTATGCCAGATGATTATTTTGTAAAGTTTCAATGTAAATGTATACAACCAACATACCGGACTAATTTGAAGTTGCCTTTGGTGCCAGAAATGTCTGTGGGGAACTCATCAGGTGTGCTGCTGCCACATGACCTGTAACACTCCGGCCGTGGACAACTTGGATCATCCAATTTATACACCTAAATAAGGGATTCAATACAAAACATATGAACTTTAAGcaaaagacacaaacattaatcaatcaatcaatccgTCAGAAATAAATACTTCACATTTATTCAAAAGAAATAACTTGTAACAGCCTCACTTAGAgggaaaaaaattttttttttcctaaaaagGGAAGCTGTAATTTGCTGTTGCAAGCTTAAATTGAATCAAATAATTGCTATTGCTAGCTTCTGACTCAGAGTGTAGcttgcaataattattttagaGAGATTCGTGAACAACGCAATTACCTTAGCATTAGCATATCCCAACTTGATTGTAATGTTTCTCTCCAGCTCATTTTTGAATCTGACAGTGTGAACTCCAGAGATCGCTTTCACCACAGTTGATTTTCCGTGGGCTACATGACCAATAGTTCCTAGAGACAAATAGATAGGTATTATTAATTTCACGTGACATTTGTTTGCATGCAAAGCAgcacaaaacagtaaaaagaaaTCTCACCTATGTTTATTGTGGCTTGTCTGCTGATGATCTCTTGGGACAGAGGAGTTAGTTTACTCACATCCTATAAGGCATTACAGATTTGTTAATGCTAATCATCAAGAAAAGGAAGTATGACAAGCTGTTTCATGTGTAACTTTAAGAAAAAGATATCAACGTCAAAAACATCAGTACTGACAAGCATCAAAACATATAAACCAATCCGTTCATGAGCGACAACTACTAGAAATAAATACTTCATTCTTCAAAACTTGTAACAGCCCCTCTTAGAGAAAAACAAGTTTTCCCACTAAAAAGAGGGAAGCTGCACTTTGCTGTTGCAAGCTTAAATTGAATCAAATAATTGCTATTGCTAGCTTTTGATTCAGAGTGTAGCTTGCAATAATTGTTCACTTAATTTCAAGTAATTCATAAATAAGTCacagtaacaaaaaaaaaatacgagTTAACTGCAAAGAAACGGCTTGCCATAAGGGAACATTAACATTGGACGTCGGACGTCAGACGTCAGAATTAATTTGAATAGAAGTATGCAAGATTAGTACCTAAACAAAGAAGCACATGACTGGAACTATATTAAACACAATGACATTTGGGTTTCACAACATTTTCTCATAATTTCAACACGGGGTCCTTCTCCATCGCCGAATGAATCATGTGGTGAGCTTTCACCGGTACAGCTAACAAGCACGCCTGCTATCATCACAGAGTACAAAACCACTTAACTCGACCTATCGATACAGCTAGTACTTTTAGAACATGTTATACTACAAATACGAACAAAAGATGAAGACTTACTAATGTACTAAGGTCTTGTTTAGAAAGATGAGGCTGACCCAACGTTGTTCCAGACTCGTCGCCCGCCATCTTGATAGAAAAGGAATGGAAGTTTGACCAAGCAAACGCCTGACCGTTTTTTACAAATACATGTGTGGCATTAAAGCATATCCCGTTAAATTATTTTGAAGTGCttgatatatacatatagataGTGTTCGATGTTTCACTACTACACGgcataaaaccataaaataaaatagataattataaattaatttatctgAAGGCGTCCTGAAGGCATGGGATGATGCAATCAGTTTCTAGAAAACCCAGTAAACCCCAAGACGGAGAGAAAATCAATCCTAGattataattaacataaacaaactTAAAATACCAACATCACCAGCAGCGTAATTTACCTAATATATGATTAACGTCTACAAACTTGAACACACGTTGGATCGACGCGAATAAAACCAGGGTCCGTCTTATGGTTATGACGTCACAcgttttgtagttttaaatcactatctatctatctatctatctatctatctatctatctatctatctatctatctatctatctgactatCCAAATCAACTTAATAATATCATACGTTTTATAGCCTACCTCATAAAGAAACATATCACTGTGTAATTAGTCTAAACATATTTTTTGATGTTCCCATGCTGACATAGATGGGcctctgtttgttttttaattaattataaagaattccaagcaccacaaaactgctcgtccccaaaGCCATGTACAgaggaaagtgctttattttgaataaaatacaataatgtatatatgatgtaaatggcagaataaaacaaaatgctgaataaatattataaaatatataatgaaaacagtggtcccctggagttgtgtcactggtgttaccgtttagcaaaaatatcttattttgaaataaaaatcatgctGATGACATCACTTGGCTTCCTCCTTACTTTTTTCTAGacatctatgaaaaaaggcccatattatgtccactgtttcttttcagttatcagaacttttctcatttatctcatgatttcatatgaagcttttagttgacgTCACTGGTatgacctatttattgttagggaattgtaaaaaaaaaaaaaaaaaaaagtaatatacaaatggattaaactacttaatttagtgagtataccatgattcACAACATGTGGTTTGAGatcttgcagcagacattttgtaaaatgcatttttcatgaaaattgtcgctggtgttaccttccttatgggcaacaccagtgaagatcagtatatcaggtcttatgtatgtcactggtgttactgtgctgtgctactgtgttactgtactgttttttgtgtcacattaaataaataaaacataatctccttatttcgtgcattttcattctctttctgtaactctgactacatgtgctgaaaaaaaatcgagaaataatatttcataaaaacttttatcattgctaaagaaggtaacaccagtgacaaaaaaaatgGTACATATGGTCTTGAAACAATTGCAtgaaaaagctaaaaaaaaatcaattaattaagctgtcatttatatgtattcataaagtcaaaatgtagtctaataatgtggtctaagcttaaatgttagaaaaagaaagaaattttaaGATatcttgccataccaaaagtggacgtttctgtaaaATGACCCAGATATCAAAGTCAACTATTCATTCTGAAACAAATGCAGAAACTTTAATGTGTACAGTGCAAACATACCTCTTGTgtatagcttttattttttcctctctGCATTTATTGTAATATGTGTAACACCACAgtgtttatctgtttttgcaatttGCAACATATAATTGCCATTGAGGGATCAGTAAAGTACCAATAAAGTGAAGGGAAAAGTAGATGAATCGCAGACATCAAAAACAGAATAAGCTATTATATGACTAGGTTATCTGTAGAAAAAGTAGAAAAATATTCTTTGCATGTCCCTGAGAgagactaaatataatataatatgaaacaGGATGTTCCTATTCATAAGGAAAGTAAAAGTTAAATCATAACATATACCACGACTTATGTACTCTTTCCACACCTATGACAGTGaactaaaacattttgtacACATGTAGGCAGAGAATATTGACACACAAACTCCAACATTTCCGTCCGACCGACAAATGTTCGGGAAATGACGTCAGTGCA
This region includes:
- the eif2s3 gene encoding eukaryotic translation initiation factor 2 subunit 3 is translated as MAGDESGTTLGQPHLSKQDLSTLDVSKLTPLSQEIISRQATINIGTIGHVAHGKSTVVKAISGVHTVRFKNELERNITIKLGYANAKVYKLDDPSCPRPECYRSCGSSTPDEFPTDISGTKGNFKLVRHVSFVDCPGHDILMATMLNGAAVMDAALLLIAGNESCPQPQTSEHLAAIEIMKLKHILILQNKIDLVKESQAKEQYEQILAFVQGTVAEGAPIIPISAQLKYNIEVVCEYIVNKIPVPVRDFTSEPRLIVIRSFDVNKPGCEVDDLKGGVAGGSILKGVLKVGQEIEVRPGIVSKDHEGKLMCKPIFSKIVSLFAEHNDLQYAAPGGLIGVGTKIDPTLCRADRMVGQVLGAVGALPEIFTELEISYFLLRRLLGVRTEGDKKAAKVQKLSKNEVLMVNIGSLSTGGRVSAVKADLAKIVLTNPVCTEVGEKIALSRRVEKHWRLIGWGQIRRGVTITPTVDDD